TATCTTTCACGCCCCCGCTTGCTTTGTTCCGGAATCACAAAGTCAAATCAGCGGGGGCTGGTAACCCCATCCCGTAAACACTCGCCGCCTTATTGAACCCACCCTCAAGGCTTATCCCTCGCCACCCGTAAAGATTTTCAGTTCATGCAATGCAATAACCTAAGCCTACAGTTATGGGAAGCACAATAAAAATGTTAGGTCTTTTGTGATGACGAAAAACGGTTAAAAAGGGCCGAGGATGTTCGCTTTCGTTTTAAACTTAGGCGATCCCGCCGCTTTTTGGCGGGATGAGGCCCCGTTTAGGGGCCGAGTTCCGCAGGCCCCCGTTTTTCGACAGAACAAAAGACCGACCCGGAACGAAGTGAAGGGGAACATTTTTCCTGCCACCTATACATGGCTGTCTTGCATAGTTATTTAGGTGGCTTGTGCTGACCGTAACCGTAGGCTTAGGTTTGGATCCTGCAAGGTACCCCATCCCTCGGAGGCTGCTGTAGGTGGAGAAAATTTTTAGGGATCTACTTCTTGAGGACGCGTTTGTCCGCCATAAGGCGGCGGACCGAAAGACTTACTTTTTCAGCAGCTTTCGGAATTCTTTGGTGAGCGCTGGGACTACTTCTAAGATGTCGCCCACTATGCCGTATGTGGCGACTTTGAATATTGGAGCGTCTGGATCTTTATTTATGGCGACGATGACCTTTGAGGACTGCATTCCTATGAGATGCTGAATCTGGCCGCTTATGCCGCAGGCTATATAAAGCTTCGGGCACACCGTCTTGCCCGTCTGCCCTACCTGATGTGAATACGGCATCCATCCGGCATCAACCGCAGCGCGCGAGGAGCCTACAGCGCCGCCTATAACTTTGGCAAGCTCTTTTAAAACGCCAAAATTATCCGGGCCGCCCATGCCCCTTCCACCCGAAACTATTATATCCGCCTCCGCGAGATTAATGGTCTCTTCCAACTCTTCTACCATATCTATTATATTGGTTCTTGAAGTAAGAATATCGCCTGAATAGCTTTTCTTTATCACTTCCGCCTTGTTAGATTTGTCGAGTTCGGGTTCCTTCATGACCTTATGACGCACTGTTGCCATCTGCGGCCTGTGATTCGGGCTTACTATAGTCGCCATAATATTTCCGCCAAACGCCGGACGGGTCTGAAGCAGTAGCCTTTCCTTCTCGTCTATATCGAGCCCTGTGCAATCCGCCGTAAGGCCCGCGTCTATCGTTATAGCTACACGCGATATGAGACTCCTCCCTATAGTTGTGGCTCCACAAAGTAAAACTTCCGGTTTGTATTCTTTCACCAGCTCAACCAATACTTTTGTATAAGGATCGTCCTGATAATTTTTCAATTCAGGCGCGTCTACCAAATATATCTTATCGGCCCCGCGCAACTCAAGATCGCCTACTTTTGACTCTACCTTATCTCCGAGAAGTACCGCGCATAACTTCCCGCCTAACTTTTTCGATAATTTTTTTCCTTCACCAAGAAGTTCATAGGATATTGTCTGTATAACACCCTTCTTCTGCTCGCAGAATACCCACACATTCTTATAGGCGCTTAGATCTTTCTTTGCAACCGCACTTTTTTTCAGAACTATCGCGCTGAATTTACATGAATCGACGCATGCGCCGCAAAGATTGCATTTTGACAGGTCTATTACCGCTTTCTTATTTTCGACCTTCAGCGCGCCAAATGGACAGGCGCGTACACAAAGTGTGCAACCTGTGCATTTCTCCATAAGTATTTTTATCTTCGCATCATCCATATTTAAATTACTACATCCTTTAATAATTCCGCGAGCTTGCCGGTGATATCGGCTGTGTCGCCCTTTAAAATCTGGCCACCCTGTCTGGGTGGCGGAGTGAATATCCTCACTACCCTCGTAGGAGATCCATCAAGTCCTATATTTTTTGGATCGGCATTTATGTCTACGGCTGTCCACTGCGTAATTTTGGCAGATTTCGATCTCATCATGCCTTTCAATGACGGTAATCTTGGAGTGTTTATCTCTTTTACTACTGTGAACAGGCAAGGAATAGGCGTCTGGACAACATCGTAGCCTTCTTCCATCATTCTTTCCACTTTTGCCTTATTGTCTTTAATGTCCTCTATCTTCTTTACATAAGTTACCTGCGGTATGCCAAGATGCGTAGAAATGCCGGGCCCTACCTGCGCGGTATCCCCGTCCGATGCCTGCTTGCCGCATAATATAATATCGAAGACGCCTATCTTCTTTATGGCGCATGAAAGTGTGTAGCTCGTCGCCCACGTATCGGAACCGGCGAATTTCCTGTCGCTTACCAATATACCTTCGTCACAGCCGAGCGATATCGCTTCGCGCAGTGCCGTTTCAGCCTGCGGCGGGCCCATGGTAATAACGGTTATTTTGCCGCCAAATCTCTCCTTTAAGCGTATGGCTTCCTCTATAGCATAAGTATCGAAAGGGTTTATTACGCTTTCAACGCCTTCACGTATAAGAGTATTCTTGACAGGGTCTATCCTTACGTCGGTAGTATTAGGTACCTGTTTTATGCAGACAATTATATTCATTGTTATTTTGAAGCCCTTAAGCTTTCTTTTATAAGATGAGCGGCTATGACGTTGCGCTGTATCTGGTTGGTACCTTCATATATCTGGGTGATCTTGGCATCCCTCATGTATTTTTCAACCGGATATTCCCTCATATAACCGTACCCACCCAGTATCTGGACCGCGTCTGTTGTGACCTTCATCGCCATATCGCCGGCAAATAACTTTGCCATAGCTGACTCTTTAGCGACATCTTTTATACCTGCGTCAACCATCCTCGCGGTC
This DNA window, taken from Candidatus Omnitrophota bacterium, encodes the following:
- a CDS encoding electron transfer flavoprotein subunit alpha, with the translated sequence MDDAKIKILMEKCTGCTLCVRACPFGALKVENKKAVIDLSKCNLCGACVDSCKFSAIVLKKSAVAKKDLSAYKNVWVFCEQKKGVIQTISYELLGEGKKLSKKLGGKLCAVLLGDKVESKVGDLELRGADKIYLVDAPELKNYQDDPYTKVLVELVKEYKPEVLLCGATTIGRSLISRVAITIDAGLTADCTGLDIDEKERLLLQTRPAFGGNIMATIVSPNHRPQMATVRHKVMKEPELDKSNKAEVIKKSYSGDILTSRTNIIDMVEELEETINLAEADIIVSGGRGMGGPDNFGVLKELAKVIGGAVGSSRAAVDAGWMPYSHQVGQTGKTVCPKLYIACGISGQIQHLIGMQSSKVIVAINKDPDAPIFKVATYGIVGDILEVVPALTKEFRKLLKK
- a CDS encoding electron transfer flavoprotein subunit beta/FixA family protein encodes the protein MNIIVCIKQVPNTTDVRIDPVKNTLIREGVESVINPFDTYAIEEAIRLKERFGGKITVITMGPPQAETALREAISLGCDEGILVSDRKFAGSDTWATSYTLSCAIKKIGVFDIILCGKQASDGDTAQVGPGISTHLGIPQVTYVKKIEDIKDNKAKVERMMEEGYDVVQTPIPCLFTVVKEINTPRLPSLKGMMRSKSAKITQWTAVDINADPKNIGLDGSPTRVVRIFTPPPRQGGQILKGDTADITGKLAELLKDVVI